The proteins below come from a single Leptidea sinapis chromosome Z, ilLepSina1.1, whole genome shotgun sequence genomic window:
- the LOC126979149 gene encoding probable cytochrome P450 9f2 isoform X1, protein MFIELCVFLVTAFFAYALYNHNRMKNFFTENGLKYKPFYPIFGNNLQSTFKQKHMVEDLDEVYRAFPNEKYVAYMEGGKPHLLIRDPDLIKQITVKDFDHFVDHKEFFPVEVEPLFGNSVFMMKGERWRDMRSTLSPAFTSSKMKLMMPFMTEISNNIVKYIKDHSDEEIDIDQVIRIYTNDVIASTAFGLQVNSLKDINNDFYKAGQEFFKIPFLRRILFVIAVICPSILKTFNLSVFPKKTSRFLSNIVISTMEYREKNNIERPDMIQLLMETSKGSLKTEKGEDDETGLAPFVQNNRSTTKWTPDELAGQVFIFFIAGFESSASTLVLCLHELALNYEVQDKLYQEIRNYEEKNGKLVFEKINELNYLECVLNEALRKWSVALALDRMCTKTYELPPPREGGKPYTMKPGDLLLCTVNSIHMDPKYFPDPKAFNPDRFLEENKHKIKPFTFLPFGAGPRNCIGIRFAMMELKVLLFHLVANFEIQKCEKTQDPAELAPLDLIIAAKGGSWVKFVPRNK, encoded by the exons ATGTTCATCGAACTGTGCGTGTTTCTCGTAACGGCATTTTTTGCATATGCCTTATACAATCATAATCGGATGAAGAATTTCTTCACCGAAAATGGATTGAAGTACAAGCCATTCTATCCAATATTCGGTAATAATTTACAGAGCACTTTTAAACAGAAGCACATGGTTGAAGACTTAGATGAAGTATACAGAGCGTTTCCAAATGAGAA atacgTCGCCTATATGGAAGGTGGAAAACCACATTTACTCATTCGTGATCCTGATCTCATAAAGCAAATTACTGTGAAGGATTTCGATCATTTTGTTGATCATAAGGAGTTCTTTCCGGTCGAGGTTGAACCCTTGTTTGGAAACAGTGTTTTTATGATGAAAG gtGAAAGATGGCGCGATATGAGATCGACGCTCAGTCCAGCTTTTACCAGTTCCAAGATGAAACTTATGATGCCTTTCATGACGGAAATTAGTAACAACattgtaaaatatatcaaaG ATCATTCCGATGAAGAGATCGATATTGACCAAGTTATCCGAATATATACGAATGACGTCATCGCTTCAACAGCTTTTGGCCTTCAAGTCAATTCTCTTAAAGATATAAACAATGATTTTTATAAAGCTGGACAAGAGTTTTTCAAAATTCCGTTTCTTAGGAGAATACTATTCGTTATTGCTGTTATTTGCCCATCAATATTGAAG ACTTTCAATCTTTCtgtatttccaaaaaaaacttCACGATTTttatccaatattgtaattagtACCATGGAGTATagagaaaaaaataacattgagAGACCTGATATGATACAACTACTAATGGAAACATCAAAAG GTTCACTGAAAACGGAGAAGGGGGAAGATGACGAAACCGGTTTGGCTCCCTTTGTTCAAAATAATCGATCTACCACTA AGTGGACCCCAGATGAACTAGCAGGTcaagtatttattttcttcatcGCTGGATTTGAAAGTTCCGCATCGACCTTAGTATTGTGTCTACATGAGTTAGCCTTAAACTATGAAGTTCAAGATAAGTTATACCAGGAGATCAGAAACTACGAGGAAAAGAATGGCAAATTAGTGTTCGAAAAAATTAACGAGTTGAACTATTTGGAGTGTGTGCTCAATG AGGCACTCAGAAAATGGTCGGTGGCGTTGGCACTAGATAGAATGTGCACAAAAACTTATGAATTACCACCACCCAGAGAAGGTGGAAAACCATATACG ATGAAACCTGGTGATCTTCTGCTCTGTACAGTCAACTCCATACACATGGATCCAAAATACTTCCCAGACCCTAAAGCTTTCAACCCCGACAGGTTCTTGGAGGAAAACAAACACAAAATCAAACCATTTACCTTTTTACCCTTTGGTGCTGGTCCCAGAAACTGTATAG GTATACGCTTCGCTATGATGGAACTGAAAGTTTTACTTTTCCACTTGGTTGCGAATTTCGAAATACAGAAGTGTGAAAAAACACAAGATCCCGCGGAGCTAGCGCCTCTAGATCTTATTATCGCTGCCAAGGGTGGAAGCTGGGTTAAATTTGTaccaagaaataaataa
- the LOC126979149 gene encoding cytochrome P450 9e2-like isoform X2 has product MFIELCVFLVTAFFAYALYNHNRMKNFFTENGLKYKPFYPIFGNNLQSTFKQKHMVEDLDEVYRAFPNEKYVAYMEGGKPHLLIRDPDLIKQITVKDFDHFVDHKEFFPVEVEPLFGNSVFMMKGERWRDMRSTLSPAFTSSKMKLMMPFMTEISNNIVKYIKGSLKTEKGEDDETGLAPFVQNNRSTTKWTPDELAGQVFIFFIAGFESSASTLVLCLHELALNYEVQDKLYQEIRNYEEKNGKLVFEKINELNYLECVLNEALRKWSVALALDRMCTKTYELPPPREGGKPYTMKPGDLLLCTVNSIHMDPKYFPDPKAFNPDRFLEENKHKIKPFTFLPFGAGPRNCIGIRFAMMELKVLLFHLVANFEIQKCEKTQDPAELAPLDLIIAAKGGSWVKFVPRNK; this is encoded by the exons ATGTTCATCGAACTGTGCGTGTTTCTCGTAACGGCATTTTTTGCATATGCCTTATACAATCATAATCGGATGAAGAATTTCTTCACCGAAAATGGATTGAAGTACAAGCCATTCTATCCAATATTCGGTAATAATTTACAGAGCACTTTTAAACAGAAGCACATGGTTGAAGACTTAGATGAAGTATACAGAGCGTTTCCAAATGAGAA atacgTCGCCTATATGGAAGGTGGAAAACCACATTTACTCATTCGTGATCCTGATCTCATAAAGCAAATTACTGTGAAGGATTTCGATCATTTTGTTGATCATAAGGAGTTCTTTCCGGTCGAGGTTGAACCCTTGTTTGGAAACAGTGTTTTTATGATGAAAG gtGAAAGATGGCGCGATATGAGATCGACGCTCAGTCCAGCTTTTACCAGTTCCAAGATGAAACTTATGATGCCTTTCATGACGGAAATTAGTAACAACattgtaaaatatatcaaaG GTTCACTGAAAACGGAGAAGGGGGAAGATGACGAAACCGGTTTGGCTCCCTTTGTTCAAAATAATCGATCTACCACTA AGTGGACCCCAGATGAACTAGCAGGTcaagtatttattttcttcatcGCTGGATTTGAAAGTTCCGCATCGACCTTAGTATTGTGTCTACATGAGTTAGCCTTAAACTATGAAGTTCAAGATAAGTTATACCAGGAGATCAGAAACTACGAGGAAAAGAATGGCAAATTAGTGTTCGAAAAAATTAACGAGTTGAACTATTTGGAGTGTGTGCTCAATG AGGCACTCAGAAAATGGTCGGTGGCGTTGGCACTAGATAGAATGTGCACAAAAACTTATGAATTACCACCACCCAGAGAAGGTGGAAAACCATATACG ATGAAACCTGGTGATCTTCTGCTCTGTACAGTCAACTCCATACACATGGATCCAAAATACTTCCCAGACCCTAAAGCTTTCAACCCCGACAGGTTCTTGGAGGAAAACAAACACAAAATCAAACCATTTACCTTTTTACCCTTTGGTGCTGGTCCCAGAAACTGTATAG GTATACGCTTCGCTATGATGGAACTGAAAGTTTTACTTTTCCACTTGGTTGCGAATTTCGAAATACAGAAGTGTGAAAAAACACAAGATCCCGCGGAGCTAGCGCCTCTAGATCTTATTATCGCTGCCAAGGGTGGAAGCTGGGTTAAATTTGTaccaagaaataaataa